One Mycolicibacterium sarraceniae genomic window carries:
- a CDS encoding alpha-ketoacid dehydrogenase subunit beta gives MTQIIDRPPLRGDGTPEPDGPILTELPSVTTLTMAQAINRALHDAMAGDERVLVFGEDVAALGGVFRITEGLAETFGEQRCFDTPLAESAIIGISVGLAIRGFVPVPEIQFDGFSYPAFDQVVSHLAKYRMRTRGRVGMPVTVRIPSFGGIGAVEHHSESTESYWVHTAGLKVVVPSTPSDSYWLLRHAIASRDPVIYLEPKRRYWAREAVDLTVPGPPIGKAAVRRGGDDVTVITYGGLVGAALNAAEIANWSLEVIDLRSLSPLDFDTVAESVRKTGRAVVMHEGPRTLGFGAELAARISEELFYDLESPVRRATGFDTPYPPARLEKLWLPGVDRLLDCVAKAMQRP, from the coding sequence ATGACGCAGATCATCGACCGGCCGCCGTTGCGCGGTGACGGCACCCCGGAGCCCGACGGCCCGATCCTGACCGAGTTGCCCAGCGTCACCACCCTCACGATGGCGCAGGCGATCAACCGTGCCCTGCATGATGCGATGGCCGGTGACGAGCGGGTGCTGGTGTTCGGCGAAGACGTCGCCGCCCTGGGCGGGGTGTTCAGGATCACCGAGGGTTTGGCCGAAACATTCGGTGAGCAAAGGTGTTTCGACACCCCGCTGGCAGAATCGGCCATCATCGGCATTTCGGTGGGCCTGGCGATTCGCGGTTTCGTCCCGGTTCCGGAAATCCAATTCGACGGCTTCTCCTACCCGGCGTTCGATCAGGTGGTCAGCCACCTCGCCAAGTACCGGATGCGCACGCGGGGCCGGGTCGGCATGCCCGTCACGGTCAGGATTCCCTCATTCGGCGGCATCGGCGCAGTGGAGCACCACTCGGAATCCACCGAATCCTATTGGGTGCACACCGCCGGGCTGAAAGTCGTTGTCCCCTCGACGCCTTCGGATTCCTACTGGCTGCTCCGGCACGCGATTGCCAGCCGCGATCCGGTGATCTACCTGGAACCCAAGCGACGCTACTGGGCCCGCGAGGCTGTCGACCTCACCGTGCCGGGCCCGCCGATTGGCAAGGCCGCGGTACGGCGCGGCGGCGATGACGTCACGGTGATCACCTATGGTGGGCTGGTCGGCGCGGCGCTGAACGCAGCCGAAATCGCGAACTGGAGCCTGGAAGTCATCGATCTACGTTCGCTGAGCCCCCTGGACTTCGACACCGTCGCGGAGTCGGTTCGCAAAACCGGCCGGGCGGTGGTGATGCACGAGGGCCCGCGAACGCTCGGCTTCGGCGCCGAGTTGGCGGCCCGGATCTCCGAGGAACTGTTCTACGACCTCGAGTCACCGGTGCGGCGCGCCACCGGATTCGACACGCCCTACCCACCGGCCCGGCTGGAGAAGCTTTGGCTGCCGGGAGTCGACCGGCTGCTCGACTGCGTCGCGAAAGCGATGCAGCGGCCATGA
- the pdhA gene encoding pyruvate dehydrogenase (acetyl-transferring) E1 component subunit alpha: MDQPIQLIAPDGRATPESRYRRDLPPETLVWLYENLVITRDLDAEFVNLQRQGELALYASCRGQEAAQIGAAACLRKTDWLFPQFRELGVFLVRRIAPAHVAAVWRGAWHGGLDFTSKCCAPIAIPIATHTLHAVGAAMAAQRLGEDSLTVAFLGDGATSEGDSHEAMNLAAVEKAPCVFYVQNNQWAISVPASRQYAAPTIAHRAVGYGMPGIRVDGNDILACYAVMAKAAERARAGDGPTLIEAVTYRMEPHTTSDDATRYRGAAELAEWSARDPISRYRTYLRDIGVLTQRVDTRVRARSVRLRAELRDAVVGAPDADVGELFDHVYAEITPELSAQRAQLRAELAWEA; encoded by the coding sequence ATGGATCAGCCGATTCAACTCATCGCACCGGACGGACGCGCGACTCCGGAATCCCGATATCGTCGCGACCTCCCACCGGAAACCCTCGTCTGGCTCTACGAGAACCTCGTCATCACGCGCGATCTCGACGCTGAGTTCGTCAATCTGCAACGCCAAGGTGAGCTGGCGCTCTACGCCTCGTGCCGCGGTCAGGAAGCCGCGCAGATCGGTGCGGCGGCCTGCCTGCGCAAGACGGACTGGCTGTTCCCCCAATTCCGCGAACTCGGGGTCTTCCTGGTCCGCCGCATCGCCCCCGCGCACGTAGCCGCCGTCTGGCGCGGCGCCTGGCACGGGGGGCTGGATTTCACCAGTAAATGCTGCGCACCCATCGCCATTCCCATCGCCACCCACACCCTGCACGCCGTCGGCGCGGCGATGGCTGCCCAACGGCTGGGCGAGGATTCACTCACGGTGGCCTTCCTCGGTGACGGCGCGACCAGCGAAGGCGATTCGCACGAGGCGATGAACCTGGCCGCTGTCGAGAAGGCGCCCTGTGTTTTCTACGTCCAGAACAATCAGTGGGCGATCTCCGTGCCGGCGAGCCGCCAGTACGCTGCGCCCACCATCGCCCACCGGGCGGTCGGCTACGGGATGCCGGGAATCAGGGTGGACGGCAACGATATCCTGGCCTGCTATGCGGTGATGGCCAAAGCTGCCGAACGCGCGCGGGCCGGTGACGGTCCCACCCTCATCGAGGCGGTCACTTATCGGATGGAACCGCACACCACCTCTGATGATGCCACCAGGTACCGGGGTGCGGCCGAATTGGCCGAGTGGTCGGCACGCGATCCGATTAGCCGCTATCGCACCTATTTACGGGACATCGGTGTCCTCACCCAACGAGTGGACACGCGGGTGCGAGCCCGCTCGGTTCGGCTGCGGGCCGAGCTTCGCGACGCCGTTGTCGGCGCCCCCGACGCGGATGTGGGTGAGCTGTTCGACCACGTCTACGCCGAGATCACGCCGGAGTTGTCGGCTCAGCGGGCGCAGTTGCGCGCCGAATTGGCATGGGAGGCATGA
- a CDS encoding HpcH/HpaI aldolase/citrate lyase family protein produces the protein MALDNPGPAWLFCPADRPERFEKAAAAADVVILDLEDGVAAKDREAAREALVSSQLDPGRTVVRVNPSTTPDHPLDLEALARTPYTTVMLAKTESGAQVAALAPLDVVVLIETPVGALNVVDSTQAANALAVMWGAEDLFAVLGGTANRYPDGSYREVARHVRSQSLLAAKAYGRLALDSVYLDIKNLDGLRGEVDDAVAVGFDAKVAIHPSQIAVIREGYLPSAEQVGWARHVLEAARDERGVFQFEGIMVDAPVLRRAERIVQLAPDPGH, from the coding sequence ATGGCACTCGATAACCCAGGGCCCGCCTGGCTGTTCTGCCCCGCCGATCGCCCCGAGCGATTCGAGAAGGCCGCTGCCGCAGCCGATGTCGTGATCCTCGACCTTGAGGATGGAGTGGCGGCCAAGGACCGCGAGGCCGCGCGCGAGGCGTTGGTGTCAAGCCAGCTCGATCCCGGCCGCACGGTAGTGCGGGTCAACCCGTCGACCACGCCCGATCATCCGCTGGACCTCGAAGCCCTGGCCCGCACGCCATACACCACCGTGATGCTGGCCAAGACCGAATCCGGTGCGCAGGTCGCGGCCCTGGCGCCGCTGGATGTCGTGGTGCTGATCGAAACCCCGGTGGGCGCGCTCAATGTCGTCGACTCCACCCAGGCCGCCAATGCACTCGCGGTGATGTGGGGTGCCGAGGACTTGTTCGCCGTTCTCGGCGGCACCGCCAATCGCTATCCCGACGGTTCCTACCGCGAGGTGGCACGACATGTGCGGTCTCAGAGCTTGCTGGCCGCCAAGGCCTACGGCCGGCTCGCCTTGGATTCGGTGTACCTCGACATCAAGAATCTGGACGGCCTGCGCGGCGAGGTGGATGACGCGGTCGCCGTCGGTTTCGATGCCAAAGTGGCCATCCACCCTAGCCAGATCGCGGTGATTAGGGAGGGCTACCTTCCCAGCGCTGAACAGGTAGGTTGGGCGCGACACGTGCTTGAGGCGGCCCGGGATGAACGCGGTGTCTTCCAATTCGAAGGCATAATGGTGGATGCCCCGGTGCTTCGGCGAGCAGAGCGCATTGTCCAGCTAGCGCCCGACCCCGGCCACTAG
- a CDS encoding MaoC family dehydratase, with protein MSEPSEEKVVVQRGLWFEEFEIGVRYVHAPGRTITEADNVFFTTLTMNTQALHLDAAFSDALPPFNQRLVNSMFTLSTLVGLSVAQLTQGTIVGNLGFADIAFPKPLFHGDTMYAETVVTDKRESKSRPGEGIVTFAHTARNQHGDVVATASRKTMVRKKPA; from the coding sequence GTGAGCGAGCCCTCCGAGGAGAAGGTCGTCGTCCAGCGCGGCTTGTGGTTCGAGGAGTTCGAGATCGGCGTGCGGTACGTACACGCGCCCGGTCGCACGATCACCGAGGCCGACAACGTCTTCTTCACCACCTTGACGATGAACACCCAGGCGCTGCATCTGGATGCCGCGTTTTCCGACGCGCTGCCGCCGTTCAACCAGCGGCTGGTGAACTCGATGTTTACCCTGTCCACTCTGGTAGGCCTGTCGGTGGCGCAGCTGACGCAGGGCACCATCGTCGGCAATCTCGGCTTCGCCGACATCGCCTTCCCTAAACCGCTTTTCCACGGCGACACGATGTATGCCGAGACCGTCGTCACCGACAAGCGCGAGTCCAAGAGCCGTCCGGGTGAAGGCATCGTCACGTTCGCGCACACTGCGCGCAACCAGCACGGTGACGTTGTCGCGACCGCCAGCCGCAAGACCATGGTGCGAAAGAAGCCCGCCTGA
- a CDS encoding acyl-CoA dehydrogenase family protein: MTDYLSTGTLPDEYAQLAKTVRDFARTVVAPVAAEHDKQHTFPYEVVAGMAEMGLFGLPFPEEYGGMGGDYFALCLALEELGKVDQSVAITLEAGVSLGAMPVYRFGNEAQKQEWLPQLTSGQALGAFGLTEAGGGTDAGATKTTAQLDGSSWVINGNKQFITNSGTDITRLVTVTAVTGGTGDNREISSILVPVPTPGFTAEPAYDKVGWNASDTHPLSFDDVRVPEENLLGERGRGYANFLRILDEGRIAIAALSVGAAQGCVDESVKYAAERAAFGQPIGKFQAIEFKIARMEARAHAARTAYYDAAALMLAGKPFKKEAAIAKMVASEAAMDNARDATQIHGGYGFMNEYTVARHYRDSKILEIGEGTTEVQLMIIARQMGL, from the coding sequence ATGACTGACTACCTCTCTACGGGAACACTTCCCGACGAATACGCGCAACTCGCCAAGACGGTCCGCGATTTCGCGCGCACCGTTGTCGCTCCGGTGGCCGCCGAACACGATAAGCAGCACACCTTCCCGTACGAGGTCGTCGCGGGGATGGCCGAGATGGGGCTGTTCGGCCTACCGTTCCCGGAGGAGTACGGCGGCATGGGCGGCGATTACTTCGCCCTGTGCCTGGCGCTGGAAGAGCTCGGCAAGGTCGACCAGAGTGTGGCGATCACCCTCGAGGCCGGTGTCTCGCTGGGTGCCATGCCGGTGTACCGGTTCGGCAACGAGGCGCAGAAGCAGGAATGGCTGCCACAGCTGACCAGCGGTCAGGCGCTCGGGGCATTCGGCCTCACCGAGGCCGGGGGTGGCACCGATGCGGGCGCCACGAAGACCACCGCGCAGTTGGATGGGTCGAGCTGGGTTATTAATGGCAACAAGCAGTTCATCACCAACTCGGGCACCGACATCACCCGGCTGGTCACCGTCACCGCGGTGACCGGAGGCACCGGTGACAACCGGGAGATCTCCTCGATCCTGGTGCCGGTCCCGACTCCCGGCTTCACCGCCGAGCCCGCCTACGACAAGGTCGGCTGGAACGCCTCAGACACCCACCCGCTCAGCTTCGACGACGTGCGGGTGCCCGAGGAGAATCTCCTGGGCGAGCGTGGCCGCGGGTACGCCAACTTCCTGCGGATCCTCGACGAGGGCCGGATCGCGATCGCGGCGCTCTCGGTGGGTGCGGCACAGGGTTGTGTTGATGAAAGCGTGAAGTACGCCGCCGAGCGTGCCGCATTCGGCCAGCCGATCGGGAAGTTCCAGGCGATCGAGTTCAAGATCGCCCGGATGGAGGCTCGTGCACACGCGGCCCGCACCGCCTATTACGACGCGGCCGCCCTGATGCTCGCCGGCAAGCCGTTCAAGAAAGAGGCAGCGATCGCCAAGATGGTCGCCAGCGAGGCTGCCATGGACAATGCCCGCGACGCCACCCAGATCCACGGTGGCTACGGTTTCATGAACGAGTACACCGTGGCCCGGCACTACCGGGACAGCAAGATCCTCGAGATCGGGGAAGGGACAACCGAAGTGCAGCTGATGATCATCGCCCGGCAGATGGGACTGTAA
- a CDS encoding ATP-binding protein, which translates to MFTTVLVANRGEIAVRVIRTLRAMGIRSVAVFSDADAGARHVTEADVAVRIGPPPARQSYLDIDAVVNAALRTGAQAVHPGYGFLSEKSDFAAALECAGVAFIGPTSGAIRTMGDKIAAKAAVSAFGVPVVPGIARPGLTDADLIEAAGDIGFPILVKPSAGGGGKGMRRVDDAAELPAALAVARRESGAAFGDDTLFLERFVLRPRHIEVQVLADSQGTVLHFGERECSLQRRHQKVIEEAPSPLLDPDTRARIGAAACDTARSVDYVGAGTVEFIVSADRPDEFFFMEMNTRLQVEHPVTELVTGHDLVEWQVRVAAGERLPIAQDDIAMVGHAIEARVYAEDPAAGFLPTGGPVLGLLEPSGEGIRVDSGLAQGMTVGSDYDPMLSKVIAYGADRAAALRALDRALSHTAVLGVGTNIEFLRFLLANEDVVAGRLDTGLIDRTAFTGEPACDQAFIAAAAYRWLQRWPTGSPDLWDVPSGWRVGTHAPTTIRLRGGDRTDHVHIIGTPDGAIVCIEDGESRSLSARLAGSELAVTVDGVRSTCTVAADGSQIWLAGAGRTVVLDEVREAAVRLDDEVGGDAELFSPMPGSVVAVGVSSGDEVTAGAVVVAVEAMKMEHSLTAPVDGVVELHVAVGDQVKVGQLLAKVTASTEKKAQ; encoded by the coding sequence ATGTTTACCACTGTCTTGGTCGCCAATCGCGGTGAGATCGCCGTGCGCGTCATCCGCACGCTGAGGGCCATGGGAATTCGCTCGGTTGCCGTTTTCAGCGACGCCGATGCCGGCGCTCGCCACGTCACCGAGGCCGATGTCGCGGTGCGCATCGGGCCCCCGCCGGCCCGGCAGAGTTACCTGGATATCGACGCCGTCGTGAACGCCGCGCTGCGCACCGGTGCCCAAGCCGTCCATCCCGGCTACGGATTCCTTTCGGAGAAATCCGATTTCGCCGCTGCCCTGGAATGCGCGGGGGTGGCGTTCATCGGCCCGACGTCGGGTGCCATCCGCACGATGGGCGACAAGATCGCCGCCAAGGCCGCGGTGTCGGCATTCGGGGTTCCGGTGGTGCCGGGGATTGCCCGGCCCGGGCTGACCGACGCCGACCTGATCGAGGCGGCCGGCGACATCGGTTTCCCGATCCTGGTCAAACCATCGGCGGGTGGCGGCGGTAAGGGGATGCGCCGTGTCGATGACGCCGCCGAACTTCCCGCGGCACTGGCTGTAGCGCGGCGCGAATCCGGCGCGGCATTCGGCGATGACACCCTCTTCCTCGAACGGTTCGTCCTGCGGCCCAGGCATATCGAGGTCCAGGTGCTCGCCGACAGCCAGGGAACGGTCCTGCATTTCGGCGAACGCGAGTGCAGTCTGCAGCGCCGCCACCAGAAGGTCATCGAGGAAGCGCCGTCACCGCTGCTGGATCCCGATACCCGCGCCCGAATCGGTGCGGCGGCCTGCGACACCGCCCGCAGCGTCGACTACGTGGGCGCGGGCACCGTCGAGTTCATCGTCTCCGCCGACCGGCCCGACGAGTTCTTCTTTATGGAGATGAACACCCGCCTGCAGGTCGAGCACCCGGTCACCGAGCTGGTCACCGGTCACGACCTCGTCGAGTGGCAAGTACGCGTCGCGGCGGGGGAGAGGTTGCCGATCGCCCAGGACGACATCGCGATGGTCGGGCACGCGATCGAAGCCCGCGTGTACGCCGAGGATCCGGCCGCGGGCTTTCTGCCCACCGGCGGTCCGGTGTTGGGGTTGTTGGAGCCGTCCGGCGAGGGCATCCGGGTGGATTCGGGCCTGGCGCAAGGGATGACAGTCGGGAGCGATTACGACCCGATGCTCTCGAAGGTGATCGCCTACGGTGCCGACCGCGCCGCCGCTTTGCGCGCACTCGACCGTGCGCTGTCACACACCGCGGTGCTGGGCGTCGGCACCAACATCGAATTCCTGCGTTTCCTGCTGGCCAACGAGGATGTGGTCGCGGGTCGGCTCGACACCGGCCTGATCGATCGCACGGCGTTCACCGGCGAGCCAGCGTGTGACCAGGCGTTCATCGCAGCAGCCGCCTACCGCTGGCTGCAGCGCTGGCCGACCGGGTCGCCCGATCTGTGGGATGTGCCGTCGGGCTGGCGGGTCGGTACGCATGCGCCGACGACCATTCGGTTACGCGGCGGTGATCGCACCGATCATGTGCACATCATCGGAACACCGGATGGTGCGATCGTCTGCATCGAAGATGGGGAAAGCCGTTCGCTGTCAGCGCGGTTGGCCGGCAGTGAGCTCGCCGTCACTGTTGATGGTGTTCGCAGTACCTGCACGGTGGCCGCCGACGGCAGCCAGATCTGGCTGGCCGGTGCCGGCCGGACCGTGGTGCTCGACGAGGTCCGCGAAGCGGCGGTGCGCCTCGATGACGAAGTCGGCGGCGACGCCGAGCTCTTCAGCCCGATGCCGGGCTCTGTTGTGGCGGTGGGTGTTTCGAGCGGTGACGAGGTCACGGCAGGCGCCGTGGTGGTCGCCGTCGAGGCGATGAAGATGGAGCACTCGCTCACCGCGCCGGTCGACGGGGTGGTCGAACTACATGTCGCCGTCGGCGACCAGGTCAAGGTGGGACAGCTGCTGGCGAAGGTCACCGCAAGCACAGAGAAGAAAGCACAGTGA
- a CDS encoding carboxyl transferase domain-containing protein, producing the protein MTSAAANREAHLELVDQLRGKLAAAALGGPERARDRHVARGKLLPRDRVDGLLDPGSALLEVAPLAADGMYDDECPAAGIITGIGRVSGRECMIVANDATVKGGTYYPVTVKKHLRAQEIAWQNRLPCLYLVDSGGAFLPRQDEVFPDRDHFGRIFYNQATMSAAGIPQIAAVLGSCTAGGAYVPAMSDEAIIVRNQGTIFLGGPPLVKAATGEVVTAEELGGGDLHSKTSGVTDHLAHDDRDALRIVRRIVGTLGPREPRPWDVRSDGQAIADQHELYDVVPVDARVPYDVREVITRIVDGGEFSEFKAEYGTTLVTGFAHIHGHPVGIVANNGVLFGESALKGAHFIELCDKRTVPLLFLQNITGFMVGRDYEAGGIAKHGAKMVTAVACARVPKLTVVIGGSYGAGNYSMCGRAYSPRFLWMWPNARISVMGGEQAASVLATVRGEMTPEESDAFKAPIRAQYEHQGNPYYSTARLWDDGVIDPADTRTVLGLALSVTANAPVEPMSYGVFRM; encoded by the coding sequence ATGACATCAGCGGCTGCCAACCGTGAGGCGCATCTGGAGCTTGTCGATCAGCTGCGCGGCAAACTCGCCGCGGCAGCGCTCGGTGGCCCGGAGCGTGCACGCGACCGACATGTCGCACGCGGCAAGCTACTGCCGCGCGACCGGGTCGACGGACTGCTGGACCCTGGCAGTGCGCTGCTGGAGGTCGCCCCGTTGGCCGCCGACGGCATGTACGACGACGAATGTCCGGCCGCCGGGATCATCACCGGCATCGGCCGGGTCTCGGGGCGGGAGTGCATGATTGTCGCCAACGACGCGACGGTCAAAGGCGGCACCTACTATCCGGTGACGGTCAAAAAGCACCTGCGCGCCCAGGAAATCGCGTGGCAGAACCGGCTTCCCTGCCTCTACCTCGTCGACTCCGGTGGTGCGTTCCTGCCCCGTCAAGACGAGGTGTTCCCTGATCGCGACCATTTCGGCCGCATCTTCTACAACCAGGCCACCATGAGCGCGGCCGGCATCCCACAGATCGCCGCGGTGTTGGGGTCCTGCACCGCCGGTGGCGCCTACGTGCCGGCGATGAGCGATGAGGCCATCATCGTGCGCAACCAGGGCACGATCTTCCTGGGCGGCCCGCCGCTGGTGAAAGCGGCCACCGGCGAGGTGGTGACCGCCGAGGAGCTCGGCGGTGGCGACCTGCATTCCAAGACCTCCGGTGTCACCGACCATCTGGCCCACGACGACCGTGACGCGCTGCGCATCGTGCGCCGGATCGTCGGCACGCTGGGCCCGCGGGAACCGCGGCCGTGGGACGTCCGCTCTGACGGCCAGGCGATCGCCGATCAGCATGAGCTCTACGACGTCGTCCCGGTCGACGCCCGGGTGCCCTATGACGTGCGCGAGGTGATCACCCGCATCGTCGATGGCGGCGAATTCAGTGAGTTCAAAGCTGAATACGGGACCACCCTGGTCACCGGATTCGCCCACATTCACGGCCACCCGGTCGGGATCGTCGCCAATAACGGTGTGCTGTTCGGTGAATCCGCGCTCAAGGGAGCGCATTTCATCGAACTGTGCGATAAGCGGACGGTGCCGCTGCTGTTCCTGCAGAACATCACCGGCTTCATGGTCGGCCGCGACTACGAGGCCGGCGGGATCGCCAAGCACGGCGCCAAGATGGTGACCGCGGTGGCGTGCGCCCGCGTGCCCAAGCTGACCGTCGTGATCGGCGGCTCGTACGGTGCGGGCAACTACTCGATGTGCGGGCGGGCCTATTCGCCACGGTTCCTGTGGATGTGGCCCAACGCCAGGATCTCTGTCATGGGCGGTGAGCAGGCGGCCTCGGTGCTGGCCACCGTGCGCGGCGAGATGACGCCCGAAGAATCCGACGCTTTCAAGGCGCCGATTCGGGCCCAGTACGAACATCAGGGCAATCCGTACTACTCGACCGCACGGCTGTGGGACGACGGCGTCATCGATCCCGCCGACACCAGAACTGTTCTGGGACTCGCGCTTTCGGTGACAGCCAACGCGCCCGTCGAGCCCATGTCCTACGGCGTCTTCAGGATGTGA
- a CDS encoding SACE_7040 family transcriptional regulator: MLEGPIETPTRRSRQKSDRRSALLSAAERLMADKGFQAVRLEDIGAAAGVSGPAIYRHFPNKEALLVELLVGISTRLLAGARIVVSEADEPVAALAGLIEFHLDFALGESDLIRIQDRDLAHLPLSAQRQVRRAQRSYVEIWVDVQRQVHPELDEDDARLMAHAVFGLLNSTPHSMKPPAARVADQGRSRNVLRAMTMAALSSADHHTRGSVG; the protein is encoded by the coding sequence TTGCTGGAGGGCCCCATCGAAACCCCCACCCGCCGAAGCAGGCAGAAATCGGATCGCCGATCTGCCCTGTTGTCGGCCGCGGAGCGGCTAATGGCGGACAAGGGCTTCCAGGCCGTTCGGCTCGAGGACATCGGCGCCGCCGCGGGGGTCAGCGGCCCGGCGATCTACCGGCACTTCCCAAATAAGGAAGCACTGCTGGTCGAGCTGCTGGTCGGTATCAGCACCCGCCTGCTCGCCGGCGCCCGCATCGTGGTCAGTGAGGCCGATGAGCCGGTCGCAGCGCTGGCCGGGTTGATCGAGTTTCATCTCGACTTCGCCCTCGGCGAGTCGGATCTCATCCGCATCCAGGACCGCGACCTCGCGCACCTGCCGCTGTCGGCACAGCGTCAGGTCCGGCGCGCACAGCGCAGCTACGTGGAGATCTGGGTCGACGTACAACGCCAGGTGCATCCCGAGCTCGACGAGGATGATGCGCGGTTGATGGCGCACGCGGTGTTCGGTCTGCTCAATTCGACGCCACACAGCATGAAACCCCCGGCAGCCAGGGTGGCCGACCAGGGGCGTTCACGCAATGTCTTACGGGCTATGACGATGGCGGCGTTGTCCTCGGCCGACCACCACACCCGTGGGAGCGTTGGCTAA
- a CDS encoding DUF6131 family protein has translation MIVLGAILLILGFVLNTQILWTIGVILLVVGAVLWLLGSVGRPVGGRRNWY, from the coding sequence ATGATCGTTCTTGGAGCAATCCTGCTCATCCTCGGGTTCGTTCTGAATACTCAGATCCTGTGGACCATCGGCGTCATCCTGCTCGTGGTCGGTGCGGTCCTGTGGCTGCTGGGCAGTGTCGGACGGCCGGTCGGCGGCAGGCGAAACTGGTATTAG
- a CDS encoding MmpS family transport accessory protein: MNDPRRPGGSDPMQAGGGYSPNPDPAYAGQYYGPGYGTPGYGQGGTQPTEQLPTHWHQGGGEPPTPPPGPPKSPKWLWIAAGVAVLLVVGLVIALVIVSSSARDTMLVAPLPPLSETSSTTPRATTSIPTTTLPPLPTTSGTPGTTTVPGGGTTSPTGTDTVVYNVAGEGRAINITYVDTGGIMQTEFNVMLPWSKEVSLPAPARASASVAVVNVGRDVTCNVSVNGTQVRERTGRGLTICTGAG, from the coding sequence ATGAACGACCCGCGTCGACCAGGAGGGTCTGACCCCATGCAGGCCGGCGGCGGTTACTCGCCGAATCCCGATCCCGCCTACGCGGGTCAGTACTACGGGCCCGGCTATGGCACCCCTGGCTACGGCCAGGGTGGCACACAGCCCACCGAGCAGCTGCCGACGCACTGGCACCAGGGCGGGGGTGAACCGCCAACACCGCCGCCCGGCCCGCCCAAATCGCCGAAGTGGCTGTGGATCGCCGCGGGCGTTGCGGTTCTTCTCGTGGTCGGGTTGGTCATCGCGCTGGTGATCGTGAGCAGCTCGGCGCGGGACACGATGTTGGTAGCACCACTGCCGCCGCTGTCCGAGACGTCGTCCACAACGCCGCGGGCCACCACATCGATCCCGACGACGACACTGCCCCCACTGCCCACGACAAGCGGCACTCCCGGCACAACGACGGTGCCCGGCGGGGGCACCACCAGCCCGACAGGCACCGACACTGTTGTCTACAACGTCGCCGGTGAAGGCCGCGCCATCAACATCACCTATGTGGACACCGGCGGCATCATGCAGACCGAGTTCAACGTGATGCTGCCGTGGAGCAAGGAAGTCAGCCTACCCGCGCCGGCACGTGCGTCGGCCAGCGTCGCCGTCGTCAATGTCGGACGTGACGTGACCTGCAACGTGTCGGTCAACGGGACGCAGGTGCGGGAACGCACCGGCCGCGGCCTGACGATCTGTACCGGAGCCGGTTAG